The proteins below are encoded in one region of Belonocnema kinseyi isolate 2016_QV_RU_SX_M_011 chromosome 3, B_treatae_v1, whole genome shotgun sequence:
- the LOC117169569 gene encoding BTB/POZ domain-containing protein KCTD5, translating into MAEDFSDTNSHEITKNHITQRCKNQWVRLNVGGTYFLTAKTTLTRDPNSFLYRLCQEDSDLISDRDETGAYLIDRDPTYFSPILNYLRHGKLVINKDLAEEGVLEEAEFYNITDLIRLVKERILLRDTRPMRDSQKLVYRVLQCHEDELTQMVSTMSDGWKFEQLVNIGSQYNYGNDDQAEFLCIVSREYGPSQLATKEQESTDRVKVLQQKGSRM; encoded by the exons ATGGCGGAGGACTTTAGTGATACAAATTCGCacgaaattacgaaaaatcaCATTACACAAAGGTGCAAAAATCAGTGGGTGCGTCTCAATGTAGGCGGAACATATTTTCTAACTGCGAAAACGACTTTAACGAGGGACCCAAACTCGTTTCTATATAGATTGTGCCAGGAGGACTCTGACCTGATCTCCGACAGG GATGAGACTGGAGCCTATCTTATAGATCGTGATCCAACTTACTTCAgtccaattttaaattacctGCGACATGGAAAGTTGGTTATCAATAAAGACCTGGCGGAGGAAGGTGTTTTAGAGGAAGCGGAATTCTACAATATCACCGATCTTATTAGGCTAGTCAAGGAAAGAATTCTTCTGAGAGACACGCGACCGATGCGCGACTCCCAGAAACTCGTCTACAGGGTCTTGCAATGCCACGAAGACGAGCTCACGCAAATGGTTTCCACGATGTCCGATGGATGGAAATTCGAGCAG ttaGTAAACATAGGTTCCCAGTATAACTATGGCAATGATGACCAAGCGGAATTCCTTTGCATTGTGAGTCGGGAATACGGTCCGAGTCAATTAGCCACTAAAGAGCAGGAATCAACGGATCGCGTTAAG